In the genome of Capra hircus breed San Clemente chromosome 5, ASM170441v1, whole genome shotgun sequence, one region contains:
- the LOC102183769 gene encoding olfactory receptor 6C2-like, with amino-acid sequence MRNHTSLSIFILLGLTDDPPMQVLIFTFLVVSYLLSVTGNLTIIILTLIDSHLKTAVYFFLKHFSFLETLFTTVCIPRFLYSLSTGDKTISYNACVSQLFFIFLFGGTEFFLLAIVSYDRYVAICKPLHYATIMNSRVCVWLVICCWIAGWLVIFPPLCLGLNLEFCDSNVIDHFLCDASAMLKISCSDTWFIEQMVVTLAVLINIVTFLCVVMSYVYIINAILKFPSSQQKLKAFSTCSSHLIVVSITYGSCIFIYVKPSAKDEMAINKCVLVLTTSVAPMLNPFIYSLRNKQVKEAFTDLIKRISLISRK; translated from the coding sequence ATGAGAAACCATACATCATTATCTATATTCATACTCCTGGGGCTGACAGATGACCCTCCAATGCAGGTTCTGATCTTTACATTTCTGGTTGTCTCCTATTTACTGAGTGTCACTGGGAACCTGACCATCATTATACTCACTTTAATAGATTCTCACCTTAAAACTGCCGTGTACTTTTTCCTCAAACACTTCTCGTTTTTAGAAACTTTATTCACCACGGTGTGCATTCCCCGATTCTTATACAGCTTATCAACTGGGGACAAGACTATTTCCTACAATGCTTGTGTTAGTCAACTattttttatcttcctttttgGAGGAACAGAATTTTTTCTCCTGGCCATCGTGTCttatgaccgctatgtggccatctgcaaacCTTTACATTATGCAACCATCATGAACAGTAGAGTCTGTGTTTGGCTTGTTATCTGTTGTTGGATAGCAGGTTGGCTGGTCATATTTCCACCACTCTGCCTGGGCTTAAACCTGGAATTCTGTGATTCTAATGTCATTGATCATTTTCTCTGTGATGCTTCTGCTATGCTGAAGATCTCTTGTTCAGACACATGGTTCATAGAACAGATGGTTGTTACCCTTGCTGTGTTGATTAACATTGTGACATTTCTGTGTGTTGTTATGTCCTACGTATATATCATCAATGCCATCCTAAAGTTCCCTTCCTCCCAGCAAAAACTGAAGGCCTTTTCTACCTGCTCTTCTCACTTGATTGTGGTTTCTATCACCTATGGTAGTTGTATTTTCATCTACGTCAAACCCTCAGCAAAAGATGAAATGGCAATTAATAAGTGTGTGTTAGTGCTCACGACTTCAGTTGCCCCCATGTTAAACCCATTTATTTATAGCCTGAGGAACAAACAAGTGAAAGAAGCTTTTACAGACTTAATCAAAAGAATTTCACTGATCTCAAGAAAGTAA